The Thermoleophilum album genome includes a window with the following:
- the mutM gene encoding bifunctional DNA-formamidopyrimidine glycosylase/DNA-(apurinic or apyrimidinic site) lyase translates to MPELPEVETLRRQLSPVLTGTRVLDVVVHDARLCEPLPVGELEAALLGRVVLQIARRGKHLLFELGDGSWLVLHLRMTGNLLVVEQRSPRLRYERARFTFERRAERDECALAFCDPRRFGTAQVFPDRSRLLAWLEARLGPEPLSDRFDADILGAAIAGRRAPIKALLLDQRVLAGVGNIYADEALFRAGIHPARPACKLRRAELEALVSAIKAALEAGIEHQGASIDDFRHSDGRRGRFQDEFLVHRRLGQPCPRCGEKIRKERIAGRGTYYCRRCQPPPRARRRAAPADAPRGRPPRAR, encoded by the coding sequence ATGCCTGAGCTTCCGGAGGTCGAAACGCTTCGTCGGCAGCTCTCGCCTGTGCTTACGGGCACGCGAGTGCTAGACGTCGTGGTCCACGACGCACGGCTCTGTGAGCCGCTTCCCGTTGGAGAGCTCGAAGCCGCGCTTCTCGGTCGCGTCGTGTTGCAAATCGCGCGGCGCGGTAAGCACCTGTTGTTCGAGCTCGGGGACGGCAGTTGGCTGGTGCTGCATCTGCGAATGACAGGCAACCTCTTGGTCGTCGAGCAGCGCTCGCCGCGACTTCGCTACGAGCGCGCCCGCTTCACCTTTGAGCGCCGCGCTGAGCGGGACGAGTGTGCTCTCGCCTTCTGTGATCCTCGGCGTTTCGGGACCGCGCAGGTCTTCCCCGATCGCTCGCGTCTGCTCGCCTGGCTGGAGGCGCGGCTCGGTCCGGAGCCTTTGTCGGACCGCTTCGACGCGGACATCCTGGGCGCCGCGATCGCTGGCCGCAGAGCACCTATAAAGGCGCTGCTGTTGGATCAGCGGGTGCTCGCCGGTGTCGGCAACATCTATGCCGACGAAGCGCTCTTTCGGGCGGGCATCCATCCCGCACGCCCCGCTTGCAAACTGCGGCGCGCGGAGCTCGAGGCACTGGTGTCCGCGATCAAGGCTGCGCTGGAAGCCGGGATCGAACACCAGGGCGCGTCGATCGACGACTTCCGCCACAGCGACGGTCGGCGCGGACGCTTCCAGGACGAGTTTCTCGTACACCGCCGCCTCGGTCAGCCCTGCCCACGCTGCGGCGAAAAGATCCGCAAGGAACGGATCGCCGGGCGTGGCACCTACTACTGCCGCCGCTGCCAGCCGCCGCCGCGCGCTAGGCGGCGAGCAGCTCCGGCAGACGCCCCGCGCGGTCGGCCGCCAAGAGCTCGCTGA
- a CDS encoding glutaredoxin domain-containing protein, protein MTDETVTETAHEGVAQVVIYTTEPCPYCTHAKRLLEARGIRYREVNLARDPAGRAELVALTGRYTFPQIVVGDRPIGGFSELLAADRAGRLPELLAA, encoded by the coding sequence ATGACGGACGAAACGGTCACCGAGACCGCTCACGAGGGCGTCGCGCAGGTCGTCATCTACACGACCGAACCTTGTCCCTACTGCACCCACGCGAAGCGGCTGCTGGAGGCCCGTGGCATCCGCTACCGCGAGGTCAACCTCGCGCGCGACCCCGCCGGACGTGCCGAGCTGGTGGCGCTGACCGGCCGCTACACGTTCCCGCAGATCGTCGTCGGCGACCGCCCGATCGGCGGCTTCAGCGAGCTCTTGGCGGCCGACCGCGCGGGGCGTCTGCCGGAGCTGCTCGCCGCCTAG
- the recO gene encoding DNA repair protein RecO, producing MKKRPYECEAIVVRSIRYGEADRVLHLYARELGRVAAIAKGVRRGRSRRAGRLELLVRARMTLRRGSGELFTVGQVDTVRAHARLRESRAALLCGLELGETVARLLDAAEPNVAAYNLLGNALDLLDRAPERAGQAFSLAFRLKLMLAAGFCPELARCAECGEEAAVAGFSPASGGIVCERCASGSLPFGREEHEFAVAALTHRLAETPTASDQALARIDRALAAMLERHAHVKLRRVA from the coding sequence GTGAAAAAACGTCCCTACGAGTGCGAGGCGATCGTCGTCAGGTCGATCCGTTACGGCGAAGCGGACCGCGTGCTGCACCTTTATGCGCGCGAGCTCGGCCGGGTCGCTGCGATCGCGAAGGGTGTCAGGCGCGGCCGGTCGCGGCGCGCCGGGCGCCTCGAGTTGCTCGTGCGCGCGCGCATGACGTTGCGGCGCGGTAGCGGCGAGCTTTTCACCGTCGGTCAGGTCGACACCGTTCGCGCGCACGCACGGTTGCGCGAGTCGCGGGCGGCGCTTCTTTGTGGGCTCGAGCTTGGCGAGACCGTCGCGCGGCTGCTCGACGCGGCCGAACCGAACGTCGCTGCGTACAACCTGCTGGGCAATGCGCTCGACCTGCTCGACCGCGCCCCCGAGCGCGCCGGGCAGGCTTTTTCGCTCGCTTTTCGCCTCAAACTGATGCTCGCCGCCGGCTTCTGTCCAGAGCTTGCGCGCTGCGCCGAGTGCGGTGAGGAGGCCGCTGTCGCGGGCTTCTCGCCGGCTTCCGGCGGCATCGTCTGCGAGCGCTGCGCGAGCGGCTCGTTGCCGTTCGGCCGGGAAGAGCACGAGTTCGCGGTGGCGGCGCTGACGCACCGACTCGCTGAGACTCCAACGGCCAGCGATCAGGCGCTCGCGCGCATCGACCGAGCACTGGCCGCGATGCTCGAGCGACACGCGCACGTCAAGCTCAGGCGGGTGGCATGA
- a CDS encoding deoxyguanosinetriphosphate triphosphohydrolase: MIGVAMEPEQLRGEAFRARIERLEEIMLSPLAQRSYPARRRRPEPDSTHRTPFQRDRDRIVHSKAFRRLKHKTQVFIAPGGDHYRTRLTHTLETCGIARNVARALGLNEDLTEAICLGHDLGHAPFGHIGEQVLDECAREYFGRGFRHNEHSLRVVDVLERDGQGLNLTEQVRDGILRHTGPEQPATLEGRIVRLVDRIAYINHDIDDALRAGVLDRSELPRAEIELLGETGSERIETLVRDLIDHSAAAGDIVQGEEVGAAMARLRSFMFDRVYLGPEAQREQPRIERMLRALFAHYVEHPPPALAAQASLADRVIDWLAGMTDRFAIRAFQELAVPKGF; encoded by the coding sequence ATGATCGGCGTCGCGATGGAGCCGGAGCAGTTGCGCGGCGAGGCTTTCAGGGCCCGCATCGAGCGCCTCGAGGAGATCATGCTCTCGCCGTTGGCGCAGCGCTCCTACCCGGCTCGCCGACGTCGACCGGAGCCCGACTCGACCCATCGCACCCCCTTCCAACGCGATCGCGACCGCATCGTCCACTCCAAGGCGTTCCGCAGGCTGAAGCACAAAACCCAGGTCTTCATCGCGCCCGGCGGTGACCACTACCGCACGCGTCTCACGCACACGCTCGAGACCTGTGGCATCGCTCGCAACGTGGCACGAGCGCTGGGTCTCAACGAGGACCTGACGGAGGCGATTTGCCTCGGTCACGATCTCGGGCACGCGCCCTTTGGTCACATCGGTGAGCAGGTTCTCGACGAGTGCGCGCGGGAGTATTTCGGTCGCGGCTTTCGTCACAACGAGCACTCGCTGCGGGTCGTCGACGTCCTGGAGCGAGACGGCCAGGGCCTCAATCTCACCGAGCAGGTGCGGGACGGCATCCTGCGTCACACCGGTCCCGAGCAGCCGGCGACGCTGGAGGGCCGGATCGTGCGCCTGGTCGATCGCATTGCCTACATCAACCACGACATCGACGACGCGCTGCGCGCCGGCGTTCTCGACCGCTCAGAGTTGCCGCGGGCGGAGATCGAGCTGCTCGGCGAGACTGGATCGGAGCGGATCGAGACGCTCGTTCGGGATCTAATCGACCACTCGGCGGCCGCCGGCGACATCGTGCAAGGAGAGGAGGTTGGCGCGGCGATGGCGCGGCTGCGCTCGTTCATGTTCGACCGTGTTTACCTCGGTCCCGAGGCGCAGCGCGAGCAGCCGCGCATCGAGCGCATGCTGCGAGCACTGTTCGCTCACTACGTTGAGCACCCGCCGCCGGCGCTCGCAGCCCAAGCTTCGCTGGCGGATCGCGTGATCGACTGGCTGGCGGGCATGACCGACCGCTTCGCCATCCGCGCCTTCCAAGAGCTCGCCGTTCCCAAAGGCTTCTAG
- the dnaG gene encoding DNA primase: protein MPQFTRASLERLREAIDMVALVSERTELRRVGSRWMGLCPFHDERTPSFSVNAEDKLYHCFGCGASGDAIRFVEEIEGLDFVAAVEALAERFGVQLEREAVGAGEDAQTRRRQRLFELLARAAAFYARVLWESEDATEARRYLAARGLREEVLRSFRVGFAPPAWDRLARAAAAQGFSADELIAAGLCTRSQRGLYDRFRGRITFPICDRRGRVLGFGARRMGTGEGPKYLNSPESELFRKGRVLFGADRARAAAAKRGRVIVVEGYTDVLALHQVGLQETVAVMGTALGEEQFRELERLAPRIVLALDPDRAGLAAMERAGELAERLGLELRVAQLPAGKDPADVVQELGGEAVEQAISSATPLLEYQVSRVLADADLEDPHARDTALEETLRLIAGTDAGIHRQQQLVRRVADELDVPVEWLSARLREHVGGDRRRRRAGAGDHATPDPALIISDPYAPEREFLVAALAAGEAGVSALRRAREELFASPLWRRVRRVLASDPQDPLPAAERDGEATARAVSELISKAHERGGADSGELEAQLMQLELRHVERQLPRALRERRLQEHAELVRRRQELLRQIDQTLGSSEP, encoded by the coding sequence ATGCCGCAGTTCACGAGAGCTTCGCTGGAGCGCCTGCGCGAGGCCATCGACATGGTCGCGCTGGTAAGCGAGCGCACCGAGCTGCGCCGCGTCGGCAGCCGCTGGATGGGGCTGTGCCCGTTCCACGACGAGCGCACTCCGTCCTTTTCCGTGAACGCCGAGGACAAGCTCTACCACTGTTTTGGTTGTGGCGCGAGCGGCGATGCGATTCGGTTCGTCGAGGAGATCGAGGGGCTCGATTTCGTCGCCGCGGTGGAGGCACTGGCGGAGCGCTTCGGCGTCCAGCTTGAGCGCGAGGCGGTCGGGGCGGGGGAGGACGCGCAAACTCGACGCCGGCAGCGGCTGTTCGAGCTGCTCGCACGAGCAGCGGCCTTTTACGCGCGCGTCCTCTGGGAGAGCGAGGACGCAACGGAAGCGCGTCGCTACCTGGCTGCGCGAGGACTCCGAGAAGAAGTTCTACGTTCCTTCCGGGTCGGTTTCGCGCCGCCCGCCTGGGATCGGTTGGCGCGCGCGGCGGCCGCCCAGGGCTTCAGCGCCGACGAGCTGATCGCTGCCGGCCTTTGCACGCGCTCGCAGCGTGGCCTCTATGACCGCTTCCGGGGCCGTATCACCTTCCCGATCTGCGATCGCCGGGGACGAGTTCTTGGCTTCGGCGCGCGGCGCATGGGGACGGGCGAGGGACCTAAGTATCTGAACAGCCCCGAAAGCGAGCTGTTCCGAAAGGGCCGAGTCCTGTTCGGCGCCGACCGCGCGCGGGCTGCCGCCGCCAAGCGCGGGCGCGTGATCGTGGTGGAGGGCTACACCGACGTGCTTGCTCTGCACCAGGTCGGCCTACAGGAGACCGTGGCGGTGATGGGCACCGCGCTCGGCGAAGAGCAGTTCCGCGAGCTCGAGCGTCTCGCCCCGCGGATCGTTCTGGCGCTCGACCCCGACCGTGCCGGTTTGGCTGCGATGGAGCGTGCCGGCGAGCTCGCGGAGCGGCTGGGGTTGGAGTTGCGCGTCGCGCAACTGCCTGCGGGCAAGGACCCAGCCGACGTCGTTCAGGAGCTCGGCGGGGAGGCCGTCGAACAGGCGATTTCGTCGGCGACACCGCTGCTCGAGTATCAAGTGTCGCGCGTCCTTGCCGATGCGGACTTGGAGGACCCGCATGCGCGCGACACCGCGCTCGAGGAGACGCTTCGCTTGATCGCAGGCACGGACGCAGGTATCCATCGACAGCAGCAGCTCGTCCGCCGGGTAGCCGACGAACTCGACGTTCCTGTCGAGTGGCTTTCGGCCCGCCTGCGGGAGCACGTCGGCGGGGATCGCAGGCGTCGTCGAGCCGGCGCGGGAGACCACGCAACGCCGGACCCGGCGCTCATTATCAGCGACCCGTACGCGCCGGAACGAGAGTTCCTCGTCGCTGCGCTCGCGGCCGGCGAGGCAGGTGTATCGGCGCTGCGGCGGGCGCGCGAGGAGCTCTTCGCATCACCGCTCTGGCGTCGTGTTCGACGGGTGCTGGCGAGCGATCCGCAAGATCCACTACCGGCAGCCGAGCGTGACGGCGAGGCGACGGCGCGTGCCGTCTCCGAGCTGATCTCAAAAGCTCACGAGCGCGGTGGTGCGGACAGTGGCGAGCTCGAGGCACAACTGATGCAGCTCGAGCTGCGCCACGTGGAGCGGCAACTGCCGCGCGCGCTGCGCGAGCGCAGGCTCCAGGAGCACGCCGAGCTGGTGCGCCGCCGTCAGGAGCTTCTGCGCCAGATCGACCAGACGCTCGGGAGCAGCGAGCCATGA
- a CDS encoding sigma-70 family RNA polymerase sigma factor: MSRSSDEAAETTHGARRAGVDPPFDDDSLEREAIDSLWDEEPEELASEGHGEIPDLFDEGGVVSSGLEPPLPEEGTEDAVRLYLRAIGRVPLLTKEDEIRLAKRIERNDMAAKNALIEANLRLVVSIAKRYTGRGLTLLDLIQEGNVGLIRAVEKFDWRRGYKFSTYATWWIRQAITRALADQSRTIRIPVHVVERMNKVMRARRDLAQKLNRDPTTEELAQAVGMPPEKVEEIIKLGQEPVSLETPVGSDEGDAAELGDFIEDDSEPPLERVANRIRDEDLRRVLKLLPWRERRVVELRYGLAPEGPMTLEEIGKHVGVTRERVRQIEAKTLILLKNLEEARRLVGTTEEVR; this comes from the coding sequence ATGTCACGGAGTTCCGACGAGGCCGCCGAGACCACGCATGGTGCGCGACGGGCGGGCGTCGATCCGCCCTTCGATGACGACAGCCTCGAGCGCGAGGCGATCGACTCGCTGTGGGACGAAGAACCCGAAGAGTTGGCGTCTGAGGGGCACGGTGAAATACCCGACCTGTTCGACGAAGGCGGGGTCGTCAGCTCGGGACTCGAGCCGCCGCTTCCCGAGGAGGGCACCGAAGACGCAGTGCGCCTGTACCTGCGCGCGATTGGCCGGGTGCCGCTACTGACCAAGGAAGACGAGATCCGGCTCGCCAAGCGCATCGAGCGCAACGACATGGCGGCCAAGAACGCGCTGATCGAGGCCAACCTGCGGCTCGTGGTCTCGATCGCGAAGCGCTACACAGGTCGCGGGTTGACGCTGCTCGACCTGATCCAAGAGGGCAACGTCGGCTTGATCCGCGCGGTCGAGAAGTTCGATTGGCGGCGCGGCTACAAGTTCTCGACCTACGCAACCTGGTGGATCCGCCAGGCGATCACACGTGCGCTCGCCGATCAATCGCGGACCATCCGCATACCCGTGCACGTGGTCGAGCGCATGAACAAGGTGATGCGCGCGCGTCGCGATCTCGCCCAGAAGCTCAACCGCGACCCGACCACCGAGGAGTTGGCCCAGGCCGTCGGGATGCCACCCGAAAAGGTCGAGGAGATCATCAAGCTTGGGCAGGAGCCGGTCTCGCTCGAGACGCCTGTCGGATCGGACGAGGGTGATGCCGCCGAGCTCGGCGACTTCATCGAGGACGACTCCGAGCCGCCGCTTGAGCGCGTGGCCAACCGCATCCGCGACGAAGACCTCCGCCGGGTTCTGAAGCTCCTACCGTGGCGCGAGCGACGGGTTGTCGAGCTTCGCTACGGACTTGCGCCGGAGGGTCCGATGACACTCGAGGAGATCGGCAAGCACGTGGGGGTGACGCGTGAGCGGGTCCGCCAGATCGAGGCGAAGACATTGATCCTGCTCAAGAACCTCGAGGAGGCTCGGCGACTCGTCGGAACCACCGAGGAGGTGCGTTAG
- a CDS encoding nucleotide disphospho-sugar-binding domain-containing protein has protein sequence MVFAAAPEYQVFPTRERPLSPYQAAVRAARETRPLVRAFDPDVVVVDILTIAAALAAELEQRPWVTLVPHLLPTPDPALAPYAIGALPPRTPVGRLLWRSLRPLVRRGEERGRRELNEARRRLGLPPLPYPHGGISRRLALVATFPQLEAVRRRMPPFAAVSGPLQWEQPYGEVPFPPGDDPLVLIAPSTSQDPQHELLRSALAGLANAPVRVLATTNRKPLKRPIAVPPNAVLVDWLSYGRTMPRSSLVVCHGGHGTVVRALAHGVPVLCVPAADDMAENATRVAHFGAGLLLPRRLLTPVNLRRAVLRALASDLLARRAAELARWAEHNDGAQRAAELLELRGWDSNPQPTG, from the coding sequence ATGGTCTTCGCAGCGGCGCCCGAGTATCAGGTCTTCCCAACGCGGGAGCGGCCACTCTCCCCCTACCAGGCCGCGGTGCGCGCGGCGCGTGAGACGCGTCCGTTGGTGCGCGCGTTCGATCCGGACGTCGTTGTCGTCGACATCCTGACGATCGCCGCGGCCCTCGCCGCCGAGCTCGAACAACGACCCTGGGTGACGCTCGTGCCCCACCTACTGCCGACGCCCGACCCGGCACTCGCACCGTACGCGATCGGCGCGCTGCCGCCCCGGACGCCCGTCGGTCGACTGTTGTGGCGGAGTTTGCGGCCGCTTGTGCGGCGCGGCGAGGAGCGCGGTCGGCGCGAGCTCAACGAGGCGCGGCGGCGACTCGGTCTGCCACCGCTTCCCTACCCCCATGGCGGCATCTCGCGCCGGCTGGCGCTGGTCGCGACCTTCCCGCAATTGGAGGCGGTGCGCAGACGGATGCCGCCGTTCGCGGCCGTCTCCGGGCCGCTTCAGTGGGAGCAGCCGTACGGCGAGGTGCCGTTTCCGCCGGGCGACGACCCGCTGGTGCTGATCGCGCCGAGCACCTCGCAGGATCCTCAGCACGAACTTTTGCGCTCGGCACTGGCGGGGTTAGCCAACGCACCTGTGCGGGTTTTGGCGACAACCAACCGCAAACCCCTCAAGCGGCCGATCGCGGTGCCGCCAAACGCAGTGCTCGTCGATTGGTTGTCGTACGGGCGGACGATGCCGCGATCGAGCCTGGTGGTTTGTCACGGCGGGCACGGGACGGTAGTCCGCGCTCTCGCGCACGGTGTGCCGGTGTTGTGCGTCCCAGCGGCCGACGACATGGCGGAGAACGCGACGCGCGTCGCTCACTTCGGGGCCGGGCTGTTGCTGCCGCGACGCTTATTGACCCCCGTGAATCTGCGGAGAGCGGTGCTGCGCGCGCTCGCGAGCGATCTCCTCGCTCGCCGGGCAGCGGAACTTGCACGCTGGGCCGAACACAACGACGGCGCCCAGCGTGCCGCGGAACTGCTAGAGCTCCGGGGGTGGGACTCGAACCCACAACCTACTGGTTAA
- a CDS encoding LLM class F420-dependent oxidoreductase encodes MKLGIHIGYWGLGLSREDQLALVREAERVGFDSVWSAEAYGSDAATVLAWVAAQTERIRIGSAIFQIPGRSPAMCAMTAATLDHLSDGRMILGIGASGPQVAEGWHGQRFGRQLQRTREYIEIVRKALARERLVYDGEIYKLPLPDGPGKPLKLMIGTVQERIPIYLAALGPKNTQLAGEIADGWIPTLFSPEHVAESRRLLEEGAQRAGRSLEGFDIAPMVNVAIDEDIDRARDVMRPYLALYIGGMGSRERNFYNQLVQSYGFEEAAREVQDLYLSGKKEEAAAALPRELIDTVTLCGPRDRVRERLAVYKEAGVGTLMVTPMSFDPQERLRMVRELAELAAQI; translated from the coding sequence GTGAAGCTCGGTATTCACATCGGCTATTGGGGGCTCGGCCTCAGCCGCGAGGACCAGTTGGCGCTGGTGCGCGAGGCCGAGCGGGTCGGTTTCGACTCGGTCTGGTCGGCCGAGGCTTACGGCTCGGACGCAGCGACTGTGCTCGCTTGGGTCGCGGCGCAGACCGAGCGAATTCGCATCGGGTCGGCGATCTTCCAGATTCCGGGGCGCTCGCCGGCAATGTGCGCGATGACCGCGGCGACGCTGGACCACCTGTCGGACGGCCGGATGATCCTCGGTATCGGCGCTTCAGGGCCACAGGTCGCCGAGGGGTGGCACGGGCAGCGCTTTGGGCGCCAGTTGCAGCGCACCCGCGAGTACATCGAGATCGTGCGCAAGGCGCTGGCGCGCGAGCGGTTGGTGTACGACGGCGAGATCTACAAGCTGCCACTGCCGGATGGCCCCGGCAAGCCGCTGAAGCTGATGATCGGGACCGTTCAGGAGCGCATCCCGATCTATCTGGCTGCGCTCGGTCCCAAGAACACCCAGCTGGCGGGAGAGATCGCCGACGGCTGGATCCCGACTCTGTTCTCGCCGGAGCACGTCGCGGAGTCACGGCGCCTGCTGGAGGAGGGCGCGCAACGCGCCGGGCGTTCGCTTGAGGGGTTCGACATCGCGCCGATGGTGAACGTTGCCATCGACGAAGACATCGACCGCGCGCGCGACGTGATGCGCCCCTATTTGGCGCTCTACATCGGCGGGATGGGTTCGCGCGAACGCAACTTCTACAACCAGTTAGTGCAGAGCTACGGCTTCGAGGAGGCAGCGCGCGAAGTTCAGGACCTGTACCTATCGGGCAAGAAGGAGGAGGCCGCCGCCGCTTTGCCGCGGGAGCTGATCGACACGGTCACGCTGTGCGGGCCCCGCGATCGGGTGCGCGAGCGGCTAGCGGTGTACAAGGAGGCGGGCGTCGGCACGCTGATGGTCACGCCGATGTCGTTCGATCCACAGGAGCGGCTGCGTATGGTGCGCGAGCTGGCTGAGCTCGCGGCGCAGATCTGA
- a CDS encoding SDR family NAD(P)-dependent oxidoreductase, whose amino-acid sequence MPERAALVTGGSSGIGFDIARALGEDGYALTISARKPDKLEEAARTLRDAGLEVHAVAANMAEEEDIKRVAREHRERYGRLDVLVNNAGVGIAGPIEQTDTKRLDIQLDVNLRAVYLMTRECIPLLKQAGAEHRRAHIINTASIAGKIPQPGLAAYSAAKAGVVALTQATIRELSNEGVRATALCPGFVATPMTEWIKEHVPESEMIQTSDIVAAVRFLLSCSPNCIVPEIQFVRPGDMP is encoded by the coding sequence ATGCCAGAACGCGCAGCACTGGTCACCGGAGGGTCCAGCGGGATCGGTTTCGATATCGCGCGCGCACTTGGGGAAGACGGCTACGCGCTGACGATCTCGGCGCGCAAGCCGGACAAGCTGGAAGAGGCGGCGCGCACGCTGCGTGACGCCGGGCTCGAGGTGCACGCGGTGGCCGCGAACATGGCGGAGGAAGAGGACATCAAGCGTGTGGCACGCGAGCACCGCGAGCGCTACGGACGTCTGGACGTGCTCGTAAACAACGCTGGCGTTGGGATCGCGGGCCCGATCGAGCAAACCGATACCAAGCGGCTCGACATTCAGCTCGACGTGAACCTGCGCGCGGTCTACTTGATGACGCGCGAGTGCATACCCCTGCTCAAGCAGGCGGGCGCCGAGCACCGGCGCGCGCACATCATCAACACGGCGTCGATCGCCGGCAAGATTCCGCAGCCGGGTCTCGCCGCCTACTCGGCTGCCAAGGCCGGCGTCGTCGCGCTGACTCAGGCGACGATTCGTGAGCTGTCCAACGAGGGTGTGCGCGCAACGGCGCTCTGTCCCGGCTTCGTCGCAACGCCGATGACGGAGTGGATCAAGGAGCATGTGCCGGAGTCGGAGATGATCCAAACGTCCGACATCGTCGCCGCGGTGCGGTTCCTGCTCTCCTGCTCGCCGAACTGCATCGTTCCGGAGATCCAATTTGTGCGACCGGGCGACATGCCGTGA
- a CDS encoding thioredoxin family protein has protein sequence MPRARLLVRRRPREARQTNDPRAPRHVRWAAPLFLVAVLAGCGGGSDRSTSGPPRVAFPAAASRTLDEVARLARPSRLELAPAGVVLERGRQRFGFALIDPQRGPRFGVPAAIYLAAPGGRALGPFPAREESLAVDPAFRSEETARDRDVARSVQVAYPRFPSPGRYRALALAEVNGRLVATRPTELRVLAKSPVPEVGERAIRVHTPTLADVRGNVRAIETRTPPDGMHKDDLYDVIGRRPVLLVFATPALCQSRVCGPVVDLAEQLRARRGSEAAFIHMEIYRDNDPSKGLRPQVRAWRLPSEPWVFAIDRRGRIAARIEGAASYRELERALAAAVRGAP, from the coding sequence ATGCCCCGAGCGCGCCTGCTTGTTCGTCGCCGCCCCCGCGAGGCACGCCAGACGAACGACCCGCGGGCACCCAGGCACGTGCGCTGGGCGGCGCCCTTGTTCCTGGTAGCGGTACTCGCCGGCTGCGGAGGCGGCAGCGACCGGTCGACCAGCGGGCCGCCACGAGTGGCTTTCCCGGCCGCCGCCAGCCGCACCCTCGACGAGGTTGCGCGGCTGGCTCGTCCTTCGCGCCTCGAGCTCGCTCCCGCGGGGGTCGTGCTGGAGCGCGGACGGCAGCGCTTCGGCTTCGCTTTGATCGACCCCCAACGGGGTCCGCGCTTCGGTGTTCCGGCGGCTATCTACTTAGCGGCTCCGGGAGGCCGCGCGCTTGGACCTTTCCCAGCGCGCGAAGAGTCGCTCGCCGTAGATCCGGCCTTTCGCAGCGAAGAGACGGCGCGCGACCGCGATGTGGCGCGATCGGTGCAGGTCGCTTACCCGCGCTTTCCGAGCCCCGGTCGCTACCGGGCCCTAGCGCTCGCCGAGGTCAACGGTCGCCTGGTGGCGACGCGACCCACCGAACTGCGGGTACTGGCTAAGAGCCCCGTCCCCGAAGTCGGTGAGCGGGCGATTCGTGTGCACACACCGACGCTCGCCGACGTGCGCGGCAACGTGCGGGCGATCGAAACCCGTACGCCCCCGGACGGCATGCACAAGGACGACCTCTACGACGTCATCGGTCGGCGCCCGGTGCTGCTCGTGTTCGCGACGCCCGCGCTCTGTCAGTCCCGGGTGTGCGGTCCCGTCGTCGATCTCGCCGAACAGCTGCGGGCGCGTCGGGGGAGCGAGGCGGCCTTCATCCACATGGAGATCTACCGCGACAACGACCCCAGCAAGGGCCTGCGTCCCCAGGTGCGGGCCTGGCGGCTGCCTAGCGAGCCGTGGGTTTTCGCGATCGACCGGCGGGGCCGCATCGCCGCTCGCATCGAAGGGGCGGCGAGCTACCGTGAGCTCGAGCGTGCGCTTGCCGCGGCCGTGCGCGGGGCGCCCTGA